In one Pseudomonadota bacterium genomic region, the following are encoded:
- a CDS encoding amidoligase family protein has translation MPLPDGEMRACGFEIEFGGLNADEAAAAVQSLVGGTVHTRGVKVTLRDTELGKIEIYPDSAFASKLETYGLMPLVTGVVPIELVTEPLHEDQLGRFAELCDVLSHAGATGTREGVFLGYGLHLNIALTSEDAADMARIATAFALMDDSWRAAGAVDVSRRLTPFVSAFPRKFIDWLVENPEPSLEALRDAVLTYSATRNRALDLLPALAALSDCDELVPGEKLKPRPAFHTRIPDARLGDERWSVAVEWNRWVIVERVANHPKLMAALRTAWRQHRAAWFKLRTHWPQTFERLVKRHAPELAAPQGA, from the coding sequence TTGCCGCTGCCTGACGGCGAAATGCGCGCCTGCGGTTTCGAGATCGAGTTCGGCGGCCTGAACGCGGACGAGGCCGCGGCGGCGGTGCAGTCCCTCGTGGGCGGGACGGTCCATACCCGCGGCGTGAAGGTCACGCTGCGCGACACCGAGCTGGGCAAGATCGAGATCTACCCCGACAGCGCCTTCGCGTCGAAGCTCGAAACCTACGGGCTCATGCCCCTCGTGACGGGCGTCGTGCCCATCGAACTCGTCACCGAGCCCCTGCACGAAGACCAGCTGGGCCGCTTCGCCGAGCTCTGCGATGTGCTCTCACACGCCGGAGCCACGGGGACGCGCGAGGGTGTCTTCCTCGGCTACGGTCTGCATCTCAATATCGCGCTCACCTCCGAGGACGCCGCCGACATGGCGCGCATCGCCACGGCCTTCGCGCTCATGGATGACAGCTGGCGTGCCGCGGGCGCGGTGGATGTCTCCCGCCGACTGACGCCCTTCGTCTCCGCCTTTCCGCGCAAGTTCATCGATTGGCTCGTGGAGAACCCGGAGCCCAGTCTCGAGGCCCTCCGGGACGCGGTGCTCACCTATTCCGCCACCCGCAACCGCGCGCTCGACCTGCTGCCCGCCCTCGCCGCGCTCAGCGACTGTGACGAGCTCGTGCCGGGGGAGAAGCTGAAGCCACGCCCGGCCTTCCACACGCGAATCCCCGATGCGCGGCTCGGGGACGAGAGATGGTCCGTGGCCGTCGAATGGAACCGCTGGGTCATCGTGGAGCGCGTGGCCAACCACCCGAAGCTGATGGCCGCCCTGCGCACCGCCTGGCGGCAGCACCGCGCAGCGTGGTTCAAACTCCGCACACACTGGCCCCAGACCTTCGAACGCCTCGTCAAGCGCCACGCGCCTGAGCTGGCGGCGCCTCAGGGCGCATGA